The following proteins are encoded in a genomic region of Alnus glutinosa chromosome 8, dhAlnGlut1.1, whole genome shotgun sequence:
- the LOC133874827 gene encoding uncharacterized protein LOC133874827 has translation MSRFWTSGNVRRVAHSLHPNRKRGGLELNGDGPFNVLGPCSFLRRKFSLYKFSFREPSPFTLYKAKESLLHSSGSRNFYCLSASKTISHQVQIAWKRFSQVCSYSGPALQPIYGIACAVSLALTRSNLVVPGVIAIIIGELAWTQQTWAEAEYLPTRDTFYMHAQDGHVYLTLLVYSVLEGFILFLRAIYLAILFSPCIAMAPFVDSLGVEFRKRWLHIVHLTLEKAGPAFIKWGQWAATRPDLFPRDLCTELAKLHSNAPAHGFAFTKNSIERAFGRNLHQIFENFDEKPVASGSVAQVHRATLKYRYPGQPIKPVVVAVKVRHPGVGDTIRRDFMIINFVAKVSRFIPSLKWFRLDESIQQFGVFMMSQVDLSREAAHLSRFIYNFRRWKDVSFPKPLYPLVHPSVLVETYEQGESVLHYVEELEGHEQIKSALAQIGTHALLKMLLVDNFIHADMHPGNILVRATHSKTSHKQIFRSRPHVILLDVGMTAELSKKDRVNLLDFFKAVALRDGRTAAECTLRLSKQQNCPNPRAFIEEMEKSFSFWDSQEGYVVHPGDCMQQLLEQVRRHKVNIDGNVCAVMVTTLVLEGWQRKLDPDYDVMHTLQTLLFRVDWAESLFYTIEGLMAP, from the exons ATGTCAAG ATTTTGGACCTCTGGAAATGTGAGGAGGGTTGCACATTCCCTCCACCCAAATCGGAAGAGAGGCGGCTTAGAACTAAATGGTGATGGGCCATTTAATGTACTTGGGCCTTGTTCCTTCCTACGCAGGAAATTCTCActatataaattttcttttagagAACCTTCCccttttactttatataaaGCAAAAGAGAGTTTATTGCACAGTAGTGGTTCCAGAAACTTCTACTGCCTTTCAGCAAGTAAGACAATTTCTCACCAGGTGCAAATTGCTTGGAAAAGGTTTTCTCAAGTATGTTCCTACAGTGGGCCAGCTTTACAACCAATATATGGGATTGCATGTGCAGTGAGCCTTGCTTTGACCCGATCAAATCTAGTTGTCCCTGGTGTTATTGCTATCATAATCGGAGAGCTTGCTTGGACACAACAAACATGGGCAGAAGCAGAATACTTGCCAACAAGGGATACATTTTATATGCATGCCCAAGATGGACATGTTTATTTGACCTTGCTTGTGTATTCAGTTCTGGAGGGTTTTATCTTGTTTCTTAGAGCTATTTATTTAGCAATTTTGTTCTCACCTTGCATTGCTATGGCTCCGTTTGTGGATTCCCTTGGTGTTGAATTTAGGAAAAGATGGCTCCACATCGTTCATCTTACACTTGAAAAGGCAGGTCCAGCATTCATAAAATGGGGTCAATGGGCTGCAACAAGACCAGATCTCTTCCCCAGAGATTTGTGCACCGAACTTGCAAAACTTCATAGCAATGCACCAGCACATGGTTTTGCATTCACCAAAAACAGCATTGAAAGGGCATTTGGTAGAAATCTGCATCAAATCTTTGAAAACTTTGATGAGAAACCTGTGGCATCAGGAAGTGTTGCTCAAGTTCATCGAGCTACACTGAAATACAGATATCCTGGTCAGCCAATCAAACCTGTTGTTGTTGCTGTGAAGGTTCGACATCCGGGTGTTGGTGACACAATTAGAAGGGATTTTATGATAATTAATTTTGTGGCCAAAGTCTCTAGGTTCATCCCTTCTTTGAAATGGTTCAGATTGGATGAAAGCATACAACAATTTGGTGTCTTCATGATGTCTCAGGTTGATCTTTCAAGGGAGGCTGCTCATTTGAGTCGTTTTATCTATAATTTCCGAAGATGGAAGGATGTCTCATTCCCAAAGCCTCTATATCCCCTGGTGCACCCCTCTGTTTTAGTGGAAACTTATGAACAAGGTGAAAGTGTTCTACATTATGTTGAAGAGCTTGAAGGCCATGAACAAATTAAAAGCGCCCTTGCTCAAATTGGAACTCATGCACTCTTAAAGATGCTTTTG GTAGATAATTTTATTCATGCGGACATGCATCCTGGAAATATTCTTGTCCGAGCAACACATAGCAAAACATCACATAAACAAATTTTTAGATCGAGGCCTCACGTCATTCTCCTTGACGTAGGCATGACTGCTGAACTTTCTAAGAAAGATCGAGTGAATCTACTGGATTTCTTTAAGGCTGTTGCTCTACGAGATGGTCGCACTGCTGCAGAATGCACACTTAGATTGTCTAAACAACAAAACTGCCCAAATCCGAGGGCTTTCATTGAG GAAATGGAGAAATCTTTCAGTTTCTGGGACTCCCAAGAAGGTTACGTTGTCCATCCTGGTGACTGCATGCAGCAATTGCTTGAGCAAGTTAGGCGTCATAAAGTCAACATCGATGGCAATGTTTGTGCTGTGATGGTAACCACTTTGGTGCTTGAG GGGTGGCAGCGGAAGCTTGATCCAGACTACGATGTGATGCACACATTGCAGACATTGCTATTTAGAGTGGACTGGGCAGAGTCTCTCTTCTACACAATTGAAGGACTCATGGCACCTTAA
- the LOC133874829 gene encoding cytochrome b6-f complex iron-sulfur subunit 2, chloroplastic has protein sequence MAASTLSPSTTSQLCSSKNGMFSSSQASMLKPARTQLARKENGMKIKCQATGIPADRVPDMGKRELLNLILLGALSLPTAGMLVPYATFFAPPGSGGAGGGTLAKDALGNDVIASEWLKTHGPGDRTLTQGLKGDPTYLVVENDRTLATYGINAVCTHLGCVVPWNTAEKKFICPCHGSQYNNQGKVVRGPAPLSLALAHADIDDGKVLFVPWVETDFRTGEDPWWS, from the exons ATGGCTGCCTCTACTCTCTCCCCTTCGACCACTTCCCAG CTATGCTCTAGTAAGAATGGGATGTTTTCTTCATCCCAAGCGTCGATGCTGAAGCCCGCAAGAACCCAGTTGGCGAGAAAGGAAAATGGTATGAAAATCAAATGCCAGGCTACCGGCATTCCGGCCGACCGCGTGCCTGACATGGGCAAGAGGGAGCTCTTGAATCTGATTTTGTTGGGCGCCTTATCTCTCCCCACGGCTGGCATGTTGGTTCCTTATGCTACCTTCTTTGCCCCACCAGG GTCGGGTGGTGCCGGTGGCGGTACCTTAGCAAAGGATGCCCTTGGAAATGATGTCATTGCATCTGAATGGCTTAAGACCCATGGCCCTGGTGACAGAACACTAACTCAAGGGTTGAAG GGAGACCCAACCTACCTTGTTGTGGAGAATGATAGAACTCTAGCAACCTATGGTATCAACGCAGTCTGCACGCATCTTGGTTGTGTGGTGCCATGGAATACTGCCGAAAAGAAGTTCATATGTCCTTGCCATGGTTCCCAGTACAATAACCAAGGCAAGGTTGTCAGGGGACCTGCTCCTCTC TCATTGGCGCTGGCACATGCAGATATTGACGACGGGAAGGTATTGTTTGTTCCGTGGGTTGAAACTGATTTCAGAACAGGCGAAGATCCCTGGTGGTCTTGA